One Pseudoliparis swirei isolate HS2019 ecotype Mariana Trench chromosome 4, NWPU_hadal_v1, whole genome shotgun sequence genomic window carries:
- the LOC130192755 gene encoding leukotriene B4 receptor 1-like — protein MNRSTELPSPSPSPSEEMAPEEFDGGTAVACVILGLSFLVGAPGNLLVIWTILRHVKQRSHTVVLILHLAVADLLVLVTLPLWIYSLAHAWVFGEASCKAMVFMINACMYSSVFLITLMSVERFVAVRYPFASAGWKRKKALNKVLLALWTAAFLFSVPVIPTQVVGTDSGEEHCLYRLYTSMAQELVCVLLETLVGYIVPFIILAVCYGCLCSRITQMTFKSKRKSTVLIASVVVVFAVCWTPHHIGNVLSLVILATEDAAVPEAAKNLESVRSTMAFIAGAMVFISSTANPILYMFAARSFRSSLRDTGIQKLFRHISSTSPGEGTKELSFVSKRQSNQTDSSRCVSEPKDQMDILIKMCENNPS, from the coding sequence ATGAACCGCTCCACCGAGctgccttctccttctccttctccttcggAGGAAATGGCCCCCGAGGAGTTTGACGGCGGCACGGCGGTGGCTTGTGTGATCCTGGGCCTGTCCTTCCTGGTGGGAGCTCCGGGCAACCTGCTGGTGATCTGGACCATCCTGAGGCACGTCAAGCAGCGTTCCCACACCGTGGTGCTCATCCTGCACCTGGCCGTCGCCGACCTGCTGGTCCTCGTCACCCTGCCGCTCTGGATCTACTCCCTGGCCCACGCCTGGGTGTTTGGCGAAGCCTCCTGCAAAGCCATGGTGTTCATGATCAACGCCTGCATGTACAGCAGCGTGTTCCTCATCACCCTGATGAGCGTGGAGCGCTTCGTGGCCGTGCGCTACCCCTTCGCCTCGGCCGGCTGGAAGAGGAAAAAAGCTCTGAATAAAGTTCTGCTGGCTCTGTGGACCGCGGCGTTCCTCTTCAGCGTGCCCGTCATCCCGACTCAGGTCGTGGGGACGGATTCCGGCGAGGAGCACTGCCTGTACCGCTTGTACACCTCCATGGCCCAGGAGctggtgtgtgtgctgctggagACTCTGGTGGGCTACATCGTGCCCTTCATCATCCTGGCGGTGTGCTACGGATGCCTGTGCAGCCGGATCACTCAGATGACCTTCAAGTCCAAGCGGAAGTCCACGGTGCTCATCGCCAGCGTGGTGGTCGTGTTCGCCGTCTGTTGGACGCCCCATCACATCGGCAACGTCCTGTCGCTGGTCATCCTGGCCACCGAGGACGCCGCCGTCCCGGAGGCGGCGAAGAACCTGGAGAGCGTCAGGAGCACCATGGCCTTCATCGCCGGCGCCATGGTCTTCATCAGCAGCACGGCGAACCCCATCCTGTACATGTTCGCCGCGCGCTCCTTCAGGAGCTCCCTGCGCGACACGGGCATCCAGAAGCTGTTCCGCCACATCTCCAGCACGTCCCCGGGCGAGGGCACCAAGGAGTTGTCCTTCGTGTCCAAGAGACAGAGCAACCAGACCGACAGCTCCCGGTGCGTGTCGGAGCCGAAGGACCAGATGGACATCTTGATAAAAATGTGTGAAAATAATCCATCCTGA
- the LOC130192854 gene encoding kelch-like protein 10, translating into MSDQAESSPRRSVFNDLRLEGQFCDAVINVENVAFDVHRVILCDCSEYFIALFGRCCPAGKKVFDIPGVSPDAMRLIIEFAYTGSVSVTAENVRELLLAADQLNVMDVVQTCCDFLGERLSADNCIGIFEFTDTVFCPELQRRAYRYAVEHFGEVARHEEFLQLPLQQLVDILQRDDLNVRNESVAFEAILRWIDHAPETRKAHVAVLFAKVRLALMSLNYMRFKVMSNELVNTSTECLSMVRGVLVAIRVIRTSRPSVAQLSNPLSRPRLPNAVLLAIGGWSGGNPTNGIEAYDFRADRWMNMTSDCERPRAYHGTAVLNGSLYCVGGFDRAEHFNSVRRFDLRTRVWHEAAPMCHRRCYVSVTALDGCIYAMGGFDGNSRLCSAERYRPEANQWSLVAPMQERRSDASSTTLHNKLYICGGFNGTECLQTAECYLPGADQWTTIAPMSIPRSGPGTAAYAGLVYAVGGFDGNNRLNTAEAYDPVNNSWQEVTPMATPRSNFGIEVLDDRLFVVGGYNGNTTCCNVESYDETTAEWTEACDMDISRSALSCCVVSGLPNMVDYAVPRDALPLIHEDADSEEHS; encoded by the exons ATGAGCGACCAGGCCGAGTCTTCGCCCCGGCGCTCCGTGTTCAACGACCTCCGTCTGGAGGGACAGTTTTGCGACGCGGTCATCAACGTGGAGAACGTGGCGTTTGACGTCCACAgggtcatcctgtgtgactgcaGCGAATACTTCAT TGCTCTCTTCGGACGCTGTTGCCCAGCAGGCAAGAAAGTCTTCGACATACCGGGAGTGTCTCCCGACGCCATGCGGCTCATCATTGAGTTTGCGTACACCGGCTCCGTTTCAGTGACTGCGGAAAACGTgcgggagctgctgctggcggcTGACCAGCTCAACGTGATGGACGTCGTGCAGACTTGCTGCGACTTCCTCGGGGAGCGGCTCAGCGCGGACAACTGCATCGGCATCTTTGAGTTCACCGACACCGTCTTCTGCCCCGAGCTGCAGCGCAGGGCCTACCGCTACGCGGTGGAGCACTTCGGGGAGGTGGCCCGCCACGAAGAGTTCCTGCAGCTGCCCCTGCAGCAGCTCGTCGACATCCTCCAAAGAGACGACCTCAACGTGAGGAACGAGAGCGTCGCCTTCGAGGCCATCCTTCGCTGGATCGACCACGCGCCCGAAACACGGAAAGCACACGTGGCGGTGCTCTTTGCAAAG GTGCGCCTGGCCTTGATGAGTTTGAACTACATGCGGTTCAAGGTTATGTCCAATGAGCTGGTGAACACCAGCACTGAGTGCCTGTCAATGGTCCGGGGTGTCCTCGTGGCCATCCGTGTCATCCGGACCAGCAGGCCTTCTGTTGCTCAGCTTAGCAACCCTCTCTCCCGCCCTCGCCTCCCGAACGCCGTCCTGTTGGCCATCGGAGGCTGGAGCGGCGGCAATCCAACCAACGGCATCGAGGCGTACGACTTCCGCGCCGACCGCTGGATGAACATGACAAGCGATTGCGAGCGTCCCCGCGCCTACCACGGCACCGCCGTCCTCAACGGGAGCCTCTACTGCGTCGGCGGCTTCGACCgggcggagcatttcaacagcGTGCGCAGGTTCGACCTGAGGACGCGCGTCTGGCACGAGGCCGCCCCCATGTGCCACCGCCGCTGCTACGTGAGCGTCACCGCGCTGGACGGATGCATCTACGCCATGGGAGGCTTCGACGGGAACTCGCGGCTCTGCAGCGCCGAGCGCTACAGGCCCGAGGCCAACCAGTGGAGTCTCGTCGCGCCGATGCAAGAGCGCCGGAGCGACGCCAGCAGCACGACGCTGCACAACAAG CTTTACATCTGCGGGGGCTTCAATGGGACGGAGTGCCTGCAGACGGCTGAGTGCTACCTCCCGGGGGCCGACCAGTGGACGACGATCGCCCCCATGAGCATCCCGCGCAGCGGACCTGGCACCGCTGCATATGCAGGTCTCGTGTATGCA GTTGGCGGCTTTGATGGCAACAACCGTCTGAACACTGCAGAGGCGTACGACCCCGTGAACAACAGCTGGCAGGAAGTGACGCCCATGGCGACGCCCCGCAGCAACTTCGGCATCGAAGTGCTGGACGATCGTCTCTTTGTCGTCGGGGGCTACAACGGCAACACCACCTGCTGCAACGTGGAGAGCTACGACGAGACGACCGCCGAGTGGACCGAGGCTTGTGACATGGACATTTCCCGCAGCGCCCTGAGCTGCTGCGTGGTGTCCGGGCTCCCCAACATGGTCGACTACGCTGTTCCCCGGGACGCCCTGCCGCTGATACACGAGGATGCAGACTCGGAGGAACACTCCTGA
- the LOC130192925 gene encoding leukotriene B4 receptor 1-like, giving the protein MNRSTELPSPSPSPSPSDQMAPEEFDGGTAVACVILGLSFLVGAPGNLLVIWTILRHVKQRSHTVMLILHLAVADLLVLVTLPLWIYSLARAWLLGEALCKALVYIVSVCMFGSIFFITLMSVERYFAICHPFAMMRWRRESAMNGCLVLLWAFALLLGAPSLLTGPLDGRDGSEQCFVFEFTSETRAIAMLCLETSCGFVVPFIILGICYSRVAAQLRKMSFESKPKSTLLVHAVVIAFALCWSPYHVVNAIDLVCILGSGAERECVPESVVFGSGALAFISSSVNPVLYALFARNLQESLERSRLVRLFQEMAAHTNTLRDVVVRQQTGQRAADSQTELMSDRGGKVTVPTGTCDVSPL; this is encoded by the coding sequence ATGAACCGCTCCACCGAGctgccttctccttctccttctccttctccttcggATCAAATGGCCCCCGAGGAGTTTGACGGCGGCACGGCGGTGGCTTGTGTGATCCTGGGCCTGTCCTTCCTGGTGGGAGCTCCGGGCAACCTGCTGGTGATCTGGACCATCCTGAGACACGTCAAGCAGCGTTCCCACACCGTGATGCTCATCCTGCACCTGGCCGTCGCCGACCTGCTGGTCCTCGTCACCCTGCCGCTCTGGATCTACTCCCTGGCCCGCGCCTGGCTGCTCGGAGAAGCCCTTTGCAAGGCGTTGGTGTACATCGTAAGCGTGTGCATGTTCGGCAGCATTTTCTTCATCACCCTCATGAGCGTGGAGCGCTATTTCGCCATCTGTCATCCATTTGCGATGATGcgctggaggagggagagcgcCATGAACGGATGTCTGGTACTTTTGTGGGCCTTCGCGTTGCTCCTCGGGGCGCCATCTTTACTGACCGGGCCTTTGGACGGACGTGACGGAAGCGAGCAGTGTTTCGTTTTTGAGTTCACCTCCGAGACACGAGCCATCGCGATGTTATGCCTGGAGACCTCGTGCGGCTTCGTGGTTCCTTTTATCATTCTCGGCATCTGCTACTCGCGAGTGGCGGCGCAGCTCAGGAAAATGAGTTTCGAATCCAAACCGAAGTCCACGCTTCTGGTTCACGCCGTGGTGATAGCGTTCGCACTGTGCTGGTCGCCTTACCACGTCGTCAACGCCATCGATCTGGTTTGCATTCTGGGGTCGGGCGCGGAGCGCGAATGCGTGCCGGAGAGCGTCGTCTTCGGCTCCGGCGCCCTGGCGTTCATCAGCAGTTCTGTGAATCCCGTTTTATACGCCCTCTTTGCAAGGAACCTGCAGGAGAGTCTGGAGCGGTCCCGACTGGTCCGGCTGTTCCAGGAAATGGCCGCGCACACCAACACACTCAGGGACGTGGTAGTGCGGCAGCAGACGGGACAGAGGGCAGCAGATTCACAGACGGAGCTGATGTCTGATAGGGGGGGAAAAGTAACCGTGCCGACGGGGACATGTGACGTTTCTCCTCTGTAG
- the LOC130192934 gene encoding E3 ubiquitin-protein ligase AMFR-like isoform X2 — MPLLFLERFPWPSLQTYTALSVALLAGSIFSAYNTVTDPGFGILESEETPTEVYLEHLNHDIIDTELTTTVLWYIATDSLLVWVLVNTFCCLLMLIAKMIQYVVFGPLRVSEKQHLKDKFWNFIFYKFIFIFGVLNVQTVEEVVMWCLWFSALVFLHLMVQLCKDRFEYLSFSPSTPMNSHVRVLCLLVSLLLDCCGLAVGCSGLLGASYGMHTISFMAAECLLVTVRTGHVIMRYFIHLWDLNHPGTWERKGTYVYYTDFVMELAMLFLDLMHHIHMLLFGNIWLSMASLVIFMQLRYLFHEVQRRVRRHKNYLRVINNMEARFAVATAEELAANDDDCAICWDAMLTARKLPCGHLFHNSCLRSWLEQDTSCPTCRTSLNINADGGQPRGQQQAGGGLEENIGPAGAAPDAIPHINQHNHFFHFDGSRIASWLPSFSVEVMHTTNILGIAQANNSQLMAMAHQIQEMFPQVPSYLVMQDLQLTRSVEVTTDNILEGRIQVPFPTQAIERAPTQASAAPGDQQGSGAAAEQGLSESDSVEVRGGRFSKSAEERQKLLKQRKEEMILQARRRFLNNSPEDPDEDLPGLEEDLVPDLSLTALRRRTMAAAAERRMQTQQDPAP, encoded by the exons ATGCCTCTGCTTTTCTTGGAGCGGTTCCCGTGGCCTAGCCTGCAGACGTACACCGCGCTCAGCGTGGCTTTGCTCGCCGGCAGCATCTTTAGTGCCTACAACACTGTGACCGATCCAGGATTTGGGATCTTGGAATCTGAAGAAACACCAACTGAAGTGTATCTTGAACATTTAAATCATGATATTATTGACACAGAATTGACGACCACCGTCTTGTGGTATATCGCCACCGACAGTCTCTTGGTTTGG GTATTGGTCAACACATTCTGCTGCTTGTTGATGTTAATTGCTAAAATGATTCAGTATGTCGTGTTTGGCCCACTCAGAGTTAGTGAGAAGCAG CACCTGAAAGATAAATTCTGGAATTTCATCTTCTATAAGTTTATTTTCATCTTCGGGGTCCTGAACGTGCAGACGGTGGAAGAGGTGGTGATGTGGTGTCTGTGGTTCTCCGCCTTGGTCTTTCTCCACCTCATGGTGCAGCTCTGCAAAGACAGGTTTGAATAC CTGTCCTTCTCACCCTCCACGCCCATGAACAGCCATGTACGAGTGCtttgtctcctggtctccttgCTGCTGGATTGCTGTGGGCTGGCTGTGGGCTGCAGTGGTCTGCTTGGAGCGTCCTATGGCATGCACACCATCTCCTTTATGGCAGCAGAG TGTCTGCTGGTGACTGTGCGCACTGGGCATGTCATCATGCG TTATTTCATTCATCTCTGGGACCTGAACCATCCAGGGACCTGGGAGAGAAAGGGAACATACGTCTATTACACCGACTTCGTCATGGAGCTGGCGATGCTCTTCCTGGACCTCATGCATCATATCCATATGCTG CTTTTTGGGAACATCTGGCTGTCCATGGCCAGCTTGGTTATCTTCATGCAGCTGCGGTATCTCTTCCATGAGGTTCAGCGCCGGGTCCGCCGACACAAGAACTACCTCCGCGTCATCAACAACATGGAGGCCAG ATTTGCCGTTGCTACTGCGGAGGAGCTGGCAGCCAACGACGACGACTGCGCCATCTGCTGGGACGCCATGTTGACGGCGCGCAAACTACCCTGTGGTCATCTCTTCCACAA ctcatgtttgcgctcGTGGCTTGAGCAGGACACCTCGTGTCCGACATGTCGGACGTCCCTGAACATTAATGCGGACGGAGGCCAGCCGAGGGGCCAGCAGCAGGCCGGGGGGGGCTTGGAGGAGAACATTGGCCCAGCAGGGGCTGCTCCGGATGCCATACCACACATCAACCAACACAATCACTTCTTCCACTTTGATG GATCTCGCATTGCCAGCTGGCTGCCCAGTTTCTCAGTGGAAGTAATGCACACCACCAATATCTTGGGCATTGCTCAGGCCAACAACTCTCAGCTCATGGCTATG GCCCATCAGATCCAGGAGATGTTCCCTCAGGTGCCCTCATACCTGGTGATGCAGGATCTGCAGTTGACCCGCTCCGTAGAGGTCACCACTGACAACATCCTGGAGGGTCGCATCCAGGTGCCTTTCCCGACGCAG GCCATCGAACGGGCCCCTACGCAGGCGAGCGCTGCGCCAGGTGACCAACAAGGGTCCGGCGCGGCAGCCGAGCAGGGCCTCAGCGAGTCGGACAGcgtggaggtcagaggaggtcgCTTCTCCAAGTCGGCTGAGGAGAGGCAGAAGTTGCTCAAGCAGCGGAAAGAAGAGATGATTCTGCAGGCACGCAG GAGATTTCTGAACAATAGCCCAGAGGACCCGGATGAGGACCTGCCCGGGCTGGAGGAGGACCTTGTTCCCGACTTGAGCTTGACTGCGCTGAGGCGGAGAACCATGGCGGCCGCCGCAGAGAGACGCATGCAAACTCAACAAGACCCCGCGCCTTGA
- the LOC130192934 gene encoding E3 ubiquitin-protein ligase AMFR-like isoform X1, with amino-acid sequence MPLLFLERFPWPSLQTYTALSVALLAGSIFSAYNTVTDPGFGILESEETPTEVYLEHLNHDIIDTELTTTVLWYIATDSLLVWVLVNTFCCLLMLIAKMIQYVVFGPLRVSEKQHLKDKFWNFIFYKFIFIFGVLNVQTVEEVVMWCLWFSALVFLHLMVQLCKDRFEYLSFSPSTPMNSHVRVLCLLVSLLLDCCGLAVGCSGLLGASYGMHTISFMAAECLLVTVRTGHVIMRYFIHLWDLNHPGTWERKGTYVYYTDFVMELAMLFLDLMHHIHMLLFGNIWLSMASLVIFMQLRYLFHEVQRRVRRHKNYLRVINNMEARFAVATAEELAANDDDCAICWDAMLTARKLPCGHLFHNSCLRSWLEQDTSCPTCRTSLNINADGGQPRGQQQAGGGLEENIGPAGAAPDAIPHINQHNHFFHFDGKLRGNLERPHISCVQDDEQYNPYVHSLPGSRIASWLPSFSVEVMHTTNILGIAQANNSQLMAMAHQIQEMFPQVPSYLVMQDLQLTRSVEVTTDNILEGRIQVPFPTQAIERAPTQASAAPGDQQGSGAAAEQGLSESDSVEVRGGRFSKSAEERQKLLKQRKEEMILQARRRFLNNSPEDPDEDLPGLEEDLVPDLSLTALRRRTMAAAAERRMQTQQDPAP; translated from the exons ATGCCTCTGCTTTTCTTGGAGCGGTTCCCGTGGCCTAGCCTGCAGACGTACACCGCGCTCAGCGTGGCTTTGCTCGCCGGCAGCATCTTTAGTGCCTACAACACTGTGACCGATCCAGGATTTGGGATCTTGGAATCTGAAGAAACACCAACTGAAGTGTATCTTGAACATTTAAATCATGATATTATTGACACAGAATTGACGACCACCGTCTTGTGGTATATCGCCACCGACAGTCTCTTGGTTTGG GTATTGGTCAACACATTCTGCTGCTTGTTGATGTTAATTGCTAAAATGATTCAGTATGTCGTGTTTGGCCCACTCAGAGTTAGTGAGAAGCAG CACCTGAAAGATAAATTCTGGAATTTCATCTTCTATAAGTTTATTTTCATCTTCGGGGTCCTGAACGTGCAGACGGTGGAAGAGGTGGTGATGTGGTGTCTGTGGTTCTCCGCCTTGGTCTTTCTCCACCTCATGGTGCAGCTCTGCAAAGACAGGTTTGAATAC CTGTCCTTCTCACCCTCCACGCCCATGAACAGCCATGTACGAGTGCtttgtctcctggtctccttgCTGCTGGATTGCTGTGGGCTGGCTGTGGGCTGCAGTGGTCTGCTTGGAGCGTCCTATGGCATGCACACCATCTCCTTTATGGCAGCAGAG TGTCTGCTGGTGACTGTGCGCACTGGGCATGTCATCATGCG TTATTTCATTCATCTCTGGGACCTGAACCATCCAGGGACCTGGGAGAGAAAGGGAACATACGTCTATTACACCGACTTCGTCATGGAGCTGGCGATGCTCTTCCTGGACCTCATGCATCATATCCATATGCTG CTTTTTGGGAACATCTGGCTGTCCATGGCCAGCTTGGTTATCTTCATGCAGCTGCGGTATCTCTTCCATGAGGTTCAGCGCCGGGTCCGCCGACACAAGAACTACCTCCGCGTCATCAACAACATGGAGGCCAG ATTTGCCGTTGCTACTGCGGAGGAGCTGGCAGCCAACGACGACGACTGCGCCATCTGCTGGGACGCCATGTTGACGGCGCGCAAACTACCCTGTGGTCATCTCTTCCACAA ctcatgtttgcgctcGTGGCTTGAGCAGGACACCTCGTGTCCGACATGTCGGACGTCCCTGAACATTAATGCGGACGGAGGCCAGCCGAGGGGCCAGCAGCAGGCCGGGGGGGGCTTGGAGGAGAACATTGGCCCAGCAGGGGCTGCTCCGGATGCCATACCACACATCAACCAACACAATCACTTCTTCCACTTTGATGGTAAACTGAGGGGGAACCTTGAGCGCCCTCACATCAGCTGTGTGCAGGATGATGAACAATACAACCCATACGTACATTCTCTTCCAGGATCTCGCATTGCCAGCTGGCTGCCCAGTTTCTCAGTGGAAGTAATGCACACCACCAATATCTTGGGCATTGCTCAGGCCAACAACTCTCAGCTCATGGCTATG GCCCATCAGATCCAGGAGATGTTCCCTCAGGTGCCCTCATACCTGGTGATGCAGGATCTGCAGTTGACCCGCTCCGTAGAGGTCACCACTGACAACATCCTGGAGGGTCGCATCCAGGTGCCTTTCCCGACGCAG GCCATCGAACGGGCCCCTACGCAGGCGAGCGCTGCGCCAGGTGACCAACAAGGGTCCGGCGCGGCAGCCGAGCAGGGCCTCAGCGAGTCGGACAGcgtggaggtcagaggaggtcgCTTCTCCAAGTCGGCTGAGGAGAGGCAGAAGTTGCTCAAGCAGCGGAAAGAAGAGATGATTCTGCAGGCACGCAG GAGATTTCTGAACAATAGCCCAGAGGACCCGGATGAGGACCTGCCCGGGCTGGAGGAGGACCTTGTTCCCGACTTGAGCTTGACTGCGCTGAGGCGGAGAACCATGGCGGCCGCCGCAGAGAGACGCATGCAAACTCAACAAGACCCCGCGCCTTGA